The Pyxicephalus adspersus chromosome 1, UCB_Pads_2.0, whole genome shotgun sequence sequence NNNNNNNNNNNNNNNNNNNNNNNNNNNNNNNNNNNNNNNNNNNNNNNNNNNNNNNNNNNNNNNNNNCACACCAAATGGATATCTCTTCTGCCCATTTACAAGTCTTTTTAACACCACCAACCCACTACATAGAAATGGGTTTTCATCTTTAGTTTCTATCTCCTCCCCCCTTTACAGGACTATGCTTGCTCAAATGTTGTTCCTCACTTTGTACTCTGAACACAAGACATATAACCACAAACTGTTGCACAACATCCTCGccactagaagctctggagaagaactGGTTGCTGcctgggctacatacacacgtgcaataattgtcattagaaaggatctttcacgaatcTTCCAACAataaacgactgcacgatgcatgaacaagtgctgtacatacagcaccgttcatctctatggagaggggagggggaaaacaacggagcggcaccacgctgtgctctctccccttcacttctattacgatcattcattgtccatcgtccatggatccactaGGATGGTCGCTTGgacaatgagtgctgtacacgtggcagattctcgtctgatatcggccgagcacgtgtgtacatagccttagactttgcgccttggcccttatcagggctcacaccactgtTGTGCAAGCAGTAGCACCCTCCAGTGGCCCTGTCCCCCCaagtgtgacattcttcacagtaaggtctgtggtctggaaaatgtggaatcagctccctcaggaagtggtttcagcaaggactatagattgctttaagaaaaagctgtatgcttttctagaaacacgatatttaactgtgtattaaatttttaaagacaacagagactgttgatccagggaccatccgattgccttatggaaacaggaaggaattttttttctcctgttggagcaaattgaaccagggtttttttgtcttcctctggatcatctatgtccatagggtttttttataactgggatatgtttatttccctagtggttgaacttgatagatttatgtcttttttcaacctatgtaactgtGCACCTATAAATGAACCTGTCATCATACCGCAATGTATACACAGTAATTTTTGTCTAAAGCAGCTAATTAGATGCCAGTTAAACAATAATCtgtacagataaaaatgtaagATGGCAGCCAATATGGTATTTTGTGAAGCAAACGACTTTGGTGACTTTTTTATGCATTAGCATTATGCTAGGCCTAGATTAACATAAGTGATGCACTATTACATATATTTGAATAACAgaactatattatttatttacaataaaaaatatttttatttaactgaaaAATACATCTTTTACATTCAGTACTCTGATAGCAGTCATATTGGTTGACTTTAGAATGTACATGCACTGCTCATACACTGTATTGTAGGTCATTAtatttatcttatatttataaaacgccaacatattacccagtgctgtactcagtcatagtcatgtccctaaatgtccctcagaggggcttacAATCAGATATTTCTAACACAatcaatttacagaaaaaaacaatttacctaCCAGTATGCTGTTTGCATGTGGGAGGAATCCTGGAGtccttggaggaaacccatacaaacatagGGATTacctacaaactccttgcagttaGTGTCTTGGGTAAGATTGTAACCTTGTAACCTGGAATTTTAGTGCTGCAAGGCCTGAGTGCTAGTCACTGGACCACCAGCCTGAAAGGTGCCAGCAAAAAGCATCATCAATgctctagtgcagtgtttcccaGCTAGGGTTCcaccagaagttgctaggggtttgttGAGCAATACgcaaattgtgcctctcaggtcaaacCAGTGATGCAAATTATCTTTTGGGTTAtgtgtaagagtgacattcttcccactgggcagcaatgtaagaagcattcttcccaccgaccacactaatgtactgtaagctgtggatataggaattatagcaggggttccctgaagatctgaaagttatttgaaggttCTCCTAATAGTTAAAGGTTCCTGTAACTCCATTATGAAAAAAAGTTGGCTCACAAAGGAAGTTGTTGCTTGGTTTTACCTATCTTACTAATAGTAAAGTGTGGGAACAAGCACAGGATTTTCATACCAGACTCTGGGGAGCACTAAAAGACTATTAAAGCAATACGGCAGTATTTCTGGTTACTGTAAGATACAAAGGTTAGTACAAATTCACGTTACATATGAAAACAATTTTCCTGCATCAAAAGCCCGGCAATGTATTGTTATTGTATCCAAAACAGacattggtaaaatatatttcaatattcttAGTGAATGTAATCATGCGGCTCAGTCAGACAATGAGTATTTCTGGAGCCTGGTAGAAAGAATCTTTCATTTCTGTGGCATGACCAAGTGAATCGGTTGTACAAATAAAAGTCTTTGTCATGGTGGCAAGATCAAACATTATGTAATACAGGATGTTCTTCAACAAGACCCACAGTCAATGGAGCTAAACATATCAAGATGGTATATTAATATTTCTGTATTCTTGTTGTCACATACCGGGATACATTGTGTTTGAATTTGAAGCTCCAactgaggaaagaaaaaatatatatgaatgactatttacatttttgtgatgtTCTACACTTTTTTCATGTTCATACAGTGACTTGTACCCTAAACAGCTTTTACACAGTGACACATCCATTTTCATTGTTGGTCTATTGGCTAAACTCATAAGACATGCAGTAAGATTAGATATAGTCCAATACAAACACTTTTTTGCTACTAACTTGGAGTTAGAAAGTTTCCTTGTAATAAAATGTAGCCATGTAATTACATCcacaatgtatatatgtaataaattcaaTATAAGCATAAACCTAGGTTAAGTCACTCATGCAGAATAGTTTTAatgcacatgcttttttttctgccctgTCCATCTACCTGGGGATATTTGTGGGTAGCAGTACTAGATAATAAAATCTATCTAAATCAATTTTCAGTATCCTTTGATTCGCCCCTCTTCGGGTCAGACAAAGCCCTGTCACTTCCTGGAAGAACTGGCGTTTTAGCAACCAAAACAAACTAACATATGCTTATATACAAAAGTAACTGCCTTGAATATTTTATTAGACATGGCATGGTGACAAGGTCACTTTAATCACAGACCATAGACCTCCCCAacagtatattttgttttcaatcttCTGTTGCTCcctaaagcgtatctaaacttagacatttcacttaacataaaaggatagacaacccatTTAGGTAAAGTAAACGACGAgacgatcgagaatgaatgggagcgcaaagcctcctgggccACCTACGTCTCGCTTCCTGGGAGGCACTTGAATGCTCcttttagtgaaaaaagaaaacaattgctgatttcaggcatgcgcagtgagattggcatgttttttttctatcctatgtcacccgatctcgcgccctaggttgggtgacgtaggaagaagaacccagaagaaggggAGATAATGGCACAGCCCAGCACGCCGGCTCAGGAACGAATGCCGGGGCAcaatgcgggacccaatggaagacacctccggatagatcggactgccctgcaggattaaagggaagtgtattttttttttttttgcagttttcagtttagtttctctttaaagccaGTGGGAATGAAAGGCAAGCAGAGTCATACTTTACACAAGGCTAGTGACTCTTGTATTACAATTCTAGGCCAGTGAGTCACATGCTCTTTCATAACCCAGAAGTGCCAGGTATTTCCTTTAATTCATGACACTAAACAGGCTGGAGGTCTGCATGAGAACCTGTGTTTTTTCTACCTAAACCAACCAAGCAAATTGAATTTAGTAcagtacaatttaaaatgtaagataTTGCTTACTGTTTGGATTGTACATTGGAGGTGCTGGAGGGTATACAGGATACTGGGAGGTTGGTCCACTTAGTGGGTATAGAGGAACAGGTTCATATCCAGGCTGAGGTGGTGCATACTTGGGATCCATTGGATAAGGTTGCATGGCATATGGAGGCTGGGTTGGGTATGGAGGCTGGGCTGGGTAAGGAGTTTGGGTTGGGTAAGCTGGCTGGGTTGGGTATGGGGGTTGCTGTGAAACACCCGACATCTGTATTTCTTGAGCTAAGAAAATAGAACATTATCCAAAAAATTAGTTCATGTCAACATTCATGCATTCATACTAAGCTTTTAACAAAGgagaatagaaaaagaaacacTTGAAACTGAGTAAGCAAATCTTCTTCACTTGGAAAAGTGCTTTACATTAGCTTTCAGTTATGCCgcaagcatatatatatatatatatatatatatgttcttacCTCTGTATGGGGTTGAACGCTGGTGCCGCCGCTGATACAAATAGCAGCAAGAGCACATAAAGCAGCAAATCAATGTAACAATCACCACAAAAAAGAGTAGCACAGCAAATCCAATTCCTGCAATGGTCTTTGGGCtgtaacagaattaaatataagttttaaaataaaaattattacaacTGAATATCCAAATTATGGAAACCAAATATtgtcaaaataaaacaagaaaaaaatgtagcatatttcatttttacataagcaagtttaaaggaaacctgtacttaAACAATATAAAGGGGCATCCACTAAAACACTGCCTCTATGTGTCTCTTAGTTATAATACACCTACCCCTCCTTTGCTCACATTACTATTTAGTTGGCTATTGGGGAGCATGTAACCCATCTCCTACCCTCCTAGGTAAGTACCTAGCACTGTTCTATTGAccattcctaaataaaaaaaacccagttcTGTGAAATGAATGAAGCCTAAGAGTTCCCTCCCTGTCTTATCCCTTTTTACAGTGATATGTCATCACttgttctgtaaaaatacagCGCTAATGATTTCTTACCTGTTACTAATACATAATCATTCTTCTTGGCTaggctggtaaaaaaaacaagcaggtgACAACCCTTTGTTAGTGTGGACTGTGTAAAACTTCTGTGGTCCAGCAGGAGACTGCAATCCTTACCTATAGACTGATGCCCAGTCGAGGATCCTATTTTATTCCCACAATTCCGGAACAAAGAATATGTGACAGATAATATCACAACAATGATGGTCTAAttacttgtctacccatcttcttctgtctcctaaaaccctccctacttcccaccactccatatctcccctcctattgtgtgatacttcccccacctcctagatcaccggttgccaaccttttggaccttatGGAGCACTAAATTcgtcattttaaatcccgcggaccaatattatgaattttttacaaaagataaatacatttgtaaaataatgatcttcctaatgatgcctgacaaggactgtggaggctctaaTTCAGACCAGGGCCGTTTACGGCcggtgctgggggggggggcgcaccggccagagccacggaacacatCCCcaggatctgagcctgcaatgggaaagtgggagGGCTgggtcactgcacacaacccgcccactctcccattgcaggctcagatctgcggtaggagagtgggtggggttatgccatcatgatgtcacgttcagtgccgtcataatggcataaccccgcccattctcccatcggcccggccccttcgtcaatttttttttttaagatttgtggccccccccccccgagtCAAAAAGTTCGCCCCACCTGCTCTaattcattaatcagctcacgggtttgtgaagtattactattggtaCTAtcatcattagttgtattatctctaataatattaaagaaatgcCAAATATTTTGCTCAttcaacttaatactacactgatgtcatgctgcgcctcccttgtttttccgtctctagtacagttcgtgaattaagtgcaatataaaggtgaaaagtgtcattcagaatataagaatttattaaaattatttttgttttattataaataaaacataaaaattgcaagtaatgtccacatttttctgtagaacaccaaaattttctcgtggaccaccagtacTCCACAGAACacaggttggcaaccactgtcctagattgtaagctctttggggcagggtcctctcctcctcctgtgtcattctctgtaactgtctgttatttacaaccactatatacagcgctgcataatatgttggcgccatataaatcctgtttaataataacaacatggaAGTATGTAAACATGTTTTGATGATTTCCCCATGTACCAACACACCATACATACGCAAAAATTCACACAGACATAACAAAGAGCGggtcttgattttttttacccatcTCAGGTCTTTGTTTTCTGTACATCCACAGAATTTCTGGAAGAATACATATAGATACATAAAACAATCCTAATCTCCATAGATAAACATTAGGCACCATCGCTCACCCCCTCCCTCTCTATAGAAATAAACATGATGCTCGGCCGAGCCCAGAGGTCATGTTTATGTGTTGTGTGCAGCGCCCTGAATGTACTAGTATAGAACTAGCACAGAGAAGCCTCGGCTTTCTAGCTATAAAATATATCAAGCAGTGACGAGCTGCCATGACTTACCCAGAGGTGACATGACGAGAAGTAAGAGCCAGGCGGCTCCCACAAGTTGCGGTGCCATCTTCAGCAGCACTGATGTAGGCGCTGGGAGGAGGCGTCACTGACTTTCTTCACTCTCCGAGCTGCGTGTACACATGAATATTGTAGGAGCTACACCCTGCCTCCTCCACCCATCTATGTCTGCTCTGAGGAGACCCAGTCACCAAGCAGCCACAGCCGGGCATGGGAGGACGACGGCAGCCGGAAGCCCCTCATACACCTCCTATATGGCCAACATAGGCGATGGGTATTATATTACACGGCGTCATAGGGGTGGTACAAAAAAAGAACCTGGCAGACTATTTACGACGACTCCTGCCCTCTTCTTGTCTGCACTTCTCTTCACTTACTCATGGCAGGGAACTGTTATGTGTGCAGGGGAGTAAagagttttattgctgtttctggCTTTATTTCCTGTCCCCATAACCACAGGAAGTCATGGCAAACCTATCCCCACGGATACAGCCAGTAATAGAAACACTTTGATGTGGGAAGATGGGCACACTCAGTGTGTATTTATCGCTGGCTGTGTCACCGCTTTGGGGATTTACCTCACGTCCTATTTGGACATCTGTCAAAGTCTTATCAGAAGtttatccaaaacatttttgtcagGTATTTCCTCTAAGTAGTAGAAATACCTTCAAGTCTGTACCAGTAAATGCGCTCCTGCTATCATTATATGTGATTAAACGATTGCTCTTGCATTACATTGAAATTGGTAAGTTATCAGCGTTCACATGGCCATCAGTCCCCTCCGAGTTGCAGGCTGGGCAGTGGATGGGGGCTTTGGGTCAGATCCTACACTTCTCTTTCCTGCATTACATCGCAGAGGGCAAAGAATTGGCCAAACAACTCCACCATTATGAACAATGGTGCAACGTCTTAGTGTTGCCATTGACATCCAAGGGAAGATACAGACCAAGAGATGGACAGTGCTTTAAATGTGGAACTTCCTACTGCACACAGGAAATAGGGCCAAAATAGTACTATCCACATCAACTGATACATTCTTTGAAAATGGGGGCATggaaaatagtttattaaagGATATTTACTTTTTACCCCCTGGCCTTCTAATTCTGTcggtattttaatgtaaaaagcgttacattgctttggatggaaatttattttacattgtaggcttaaaattttaggcataactcactgactttaaataaaaaaaaaaacaaatctgtttcaaaaagagtgcataaaaatagtgaaacctgtaatataactgtacagtagcatgtgtttatatatacatacacacacacacacacacacacatattcatatatacacacacatacatacagattgACAATCGAAAacccagccatcgataatccggataatacagtttcctggcatgaatttcggataccatttacaatacagggactgcagtttactgtttggccactaaagTTATCATGGCGCTgatctgcagaaacagctgttacctctgcttgctaaactaaatagcGGAgccgtccctgctgcctgctccctggaactgtgttAGATGTCCccagtgctgcgagaggaagactgtgtggaagtataaaaaaaaatccataattttcaaaaaatctctcctcaggtccagaggttgccggccttttgaatgtcaacctgtatataatataaggatttatttgtactgaatacaaaattatttgaatttcccaccgcgccTCCCGCATGAACCAACGAATGCACCAATGTTACCGGGAAACCCCCAGGAACGTCACTGCATTCACCTGGAGAAGATCAAGAGAAGAGGACGCTGCCCGATGACCTGCACGGACAAGCAGAAtgccaatggaacaaggtaagcgtgttttttttttactgtttttagcaACCCCAAGTATGGCTCTGGATTACcgttttgcatgtattttttaccctgagccacatttgGGAATACAGTTAGGGGTGTTAATGCAGATGTTCTATTTTGACTGGTTACATTTGAACTACAATAGATTGGGAAGAAAGGTTCATTAAATTCAACCACTCAGCCAATCTTTCTGGTTCTACAACAACCAGTTAATGAGTATATAAAGCCTAAAATAGATACCTgtcttatttacttatttttcagtctaataaatataacacagagatattggtatatttttagtttagtttaataaGTCCAAACAAAAAACTGTTGAGCTGTATTGTGTCTAATTCTCACATTATTTGTTGTCTTCCAAATACCTCCTAGTTCTtggattacaaaataataaaggtttCTGTTGTATAGATCTAACACTACATAAAGGTGCAacattgttgctggaaaaaattAGTGTTTAGGGACAGTAGAAAGGAATGAGTGCCCCATAGATAGTTCATTCTGTGGAAAAAGGAAGTGGGGAGGACTAACATTAGATATCCTGCAGCATACTACGGGAAAAAGCAGTTGgaaatttgctgttagttggaaTCTAAACATCATTAAATTTACACACGCACCACAGGCAGGCTACACTCAGGGAGTGAAGAGCAGCAGTTCAATGCCAATGACGTCGCAAAGGATTTTAGAAATGAAAATGTCAgcgtctgcttttttttttttttaattcagggtTTGGTAATACTTTAATAAGTTTAAATACTCCTGTGGGTTCTGCAGCAATTTGATTATCAAGTGTAACCCTGTAATGTAACTAAAAGTGGTCATTCAATTTTTTCAgcaattatacattatatttaacattttacaccTTCATTACATTTTCTTAATGCATGTACAGTGTTTGTGAGTTTTACTCAACATGTTATGCATACAAAACAAAGCTGTTTGCTTAGACAACACAACACTAAGTTTGAGACGTGATGCATTataaattcacatattttatttaattgactTCTATTAGAGTCTTTTTgcaaaagttaagaaaaaaaccCACCAAACTAGATGTCTTCAAAATTGTCCATGTTTTTAGGTGAAAGGTTGAGTTAGAATTTAATCTTGGATATCGCATATGGTAAGTAAAGCTTGTGAGTGGTTCCTTCATTCATTttgattgtacttttttttttttttttaacctgatagTTCTGAAAGCTTTTCACAAGATTAGGTAATCCTCCAGAGGAATGTTTTTTCCAGCACCGGTGGTTTAGGCTGAAATGCAATTCAATGTCTAAACAGAGTCTTTACATTATTTAAACTTAGAGGTTCTCTCAAATACTGATCACAATATTGTATGCAGTGTGAACAGATTTGTACCTACAAAAACATCCTATTAGCACATTTCTCAGCAGGCTTTTAGATTTACATGGTTCTCATTTACAGGTTTCTTTTTCTATATGCCATTTAGGACATGTTATTTCACTTAGCAGCACTAGAATACTACAGCTACACTTGGATAAATTCTGCCATTTGTGCTTTCCCAGGCTTGCTTTCTGACCAAATAGGACAAGGACACAACAATATAGCGCAGAGGTTGACTTGGCCCTGAACAATTGTGCAAAACTACTCTGCATTATCATACAAGGCACCTTGTTTTTAAGGTCTAAATATGGAAGAGAGAAAAATTGGATATCACCCACATGAATTAGAATACTATTATACTACAAAAACAACTAAATGCTGAGGACTGAATATTTTTGGGTTAGAGTAAAATCAGTCTAACTTACACCACAGAATGTGTAACAGCTTTTCAAGTGACACCTAACTCACTGCCATCCGGTTTATTACTCCATATATGCAGACATATATACCGGTGGTGAATGGCAATGGAGTGAAATTTTGCACCAAGTAATATCCGTAAATAGCAGACCTTTTTAAACATCACTAGGGTCAGTCTGTCAAAAGAAAACAGCAAGTCCTTTCAAGTCATAGGGCAATCCCAATGCTGGGTTGCAACTTCACAGAGTGTAAAATTTCATTTAAGATCTTTGTCCAGTACCCTCATATACCAATTGATTGAAGAATTCGACGTTCGTTAGCATTTAAATGTTCAGAGAATGCAGAAAAACATGGCTGCTGGGCAAATTGCTGCAGAAACTCAGTCAGGTATgtctacaaaataaagaaaaaaaaaaacaaaaaaaaaaaaaaaaacagtggagtaAACTGTGTAAAAGAAGAGCTTTAAATTTTAAGTTAAAGGCttcataaatattatatgaaCTGCTACAGTAACGTAAAGATGAACCATGGGATAGGGAGATGTTGCCTATGGGTTTGGAAACCCATACTTATTGAACCATGGGGGCTGACATAAGTAGcatataaaccaaaaaatattagaCGCTTGGCTGTCTTTTCTTTAACAAGATTTGAATAACTAACTAGAGGAGGCATAGAGCAGACAAATCCAGAAATTAGAACTCAACTGCCAATTGCCCCATGACCAGGGCTATGGAGTCGGGaacaattttgggtacccggagtcgataaaaatgtgccaaatgtgacaaatttaaaatatatagtgcATAgatgtatttctactagtgtgaagttcagctgcgctattatacaacctgacattcacattattgtaatctggattaagTACATTACAAAacgtgttttcattttatttcagatataatgtttttaacaagttcatttgagtgtaaacaagtgtaatgatataggtgtaggtgagtgctatggcctgatgtgtgttcaggtgtcctgtctctccatatatgctcccatgcAGGAGggaacatcattttgcacaccacctaatactaggtaGTTAGTTAAATagcccccctggccctggagcctcccactgccctgtcttcagcagaagatcagcaaacaaagataaagtcAGAGGcctctgctcaacttcctctgcctgctaaaagagcttagaagaacttggaggaataGCTTTTTAGGTTcaactgtaaagctacgtacacacgtccaatggttctcacccgataatcggctcagggaggaaatcggacaagaatctggcttgCACACAGCGCCTGTCgttcatcatccaaacgaccgtcctggcagatccactgacgatggacgacaaacaatcctaatgcaagagaaggagGAAAGCACGAAGGAGGAAAGGTGCTGCTCTGTCgtgctccccctcccctctgcatagagcagaacggtgctgtatgtacagcactcgctcatgcatcgtgcagtccttagtcgttggaaaagatcgtgaaagatccattccaacgagaataattgcacgtgtgtatgcagcttaacctccctagcggtctaattccttatttatttatttaataaatatttaatgaatttattaataaactttaatatatatatatatatatatatatatatatatatctttgtattggactcaatatggctattttgtattgaatccaatacaaaattatctaAATTTCCCACCAGTCCTCCCGCCTGCACTGACACCACCggttcgcggctggagatcgaggaggagggacgtgtccccaggacctgcaggacaCCAGGGAACAGCaacgaaacaaggtaagtggggttttttttagttaaaagctaccccaactgtgactcgggaataccgttttttgcaggtaaaatccaccgtgagtcacactcgggaatgccgctggggggggggcttaagtgttcatgtttattttaaaacggcatggctgcttgtgtgtactatgatggaaggctgtgtgcatgtttctggataaaactgcagggctatgtgtatgtttgtattttaatcaaagaatatgctagttagtataacattttatatttatattttagtgaaagcagcaccccattcacaatagcaaaaagtctgtcaacaaacaagttaaagtctgctgtttatgagcactttacattacattacaatgtgATGCAAAACTTAGCAGTTttagtgggtctaacaaaaatgcacctacaggagcatcaaatttgaaaagacacttgcagcgttttcatcctaaagtgtttgaagttgtgaatgagaaagatttcaatgaaaatattctatatctacttctgggataaaaaatgtttagaaatctactggagaccaaacacaactaagaagattctttatatctgacgtTACCATAACAATGcaaccaaaaaaattcaaaaaccacattattgaaatggtagtaaggaatagtgtaccactatccttttcagAGCCAGCCTTTTTatgcctaaatggagaaatggctaaaaaaacttGGGtatttctctggaaagagaaattATAAGGACACAAATAGTTGAAgtggccaaatgtaaaaaggaaaaactacgAAAAGtttgaatgaatgaaaataatgaaaataataaaagaataatgcaAACCTTGGGAGTAAGGGACTCCTAAAGGACTGATGttgctagaaccgtaacagcaatgccacccacccaagtcagtgttgaaagtctattttcagctctaaaaataataagTCAGATTTATAAGCTTCTTTGAAAGAATCTGGcaaaagcaattctgtttcttagaacaataCTACATTGaattagttttggattgcatttaccagctattctactctacaactttCTTCTTAGTgtattatataaactgttttaggtttgcCAGCTCTTGTTTTGttcattgttgttttgttttaaaactaccaaaggatgtggttcatatttttaaactggtaaagttcctgttttttatgcatgctatgctactactttatggccacttgaaaaaaaacaataaaaaaaaccttgttgttttcatttttttgtcttttgttttaaactgtCCAATACAGTGGagtgtcagcttcctagccagtagttctgtgttTAAATAGCATGTATGCTGCCTTCCTTCAAATCAACATCTGTTTGACTGTcgggttgtgtttgcttgactttCAGTTTTGTTCtaaacagctttttttgcttgactgtcagttttgttttaaacatttttttttccttgccgaCAGGTGACCTCTTAGGGGGAGTGGTCAAGacttcacaggtgatttaggtTCCTGAGGCACTCATTTTGaacttgctcactgtttggcttgtgaaacaagtgaaTCAAATAGAGTTAGAAAAAAcaagagtttgaaaaaaaaaaggagttaaagcactatagtaaccacaaaccgtaagtaaacatttata is a genomic window containing:
- the SHISA4 gene encoding protein shisa-4 — encoded protein: MAPQLVGAAWLLLLVMSPLVCYSPKTIAGIGFAVLLFFVVIVTLICCFMCSCCYLYQRRHQRSTPYRAQEIQMSGVSQQPPYPTQPAYPTQTPYPAQPPYPTQPPYAMQPYPMDPKYAPPQPGYEPVPLYPLSGPTSQYPVYPPAPPMYNPNIGASNSNTMYPGM